In Clostridium swellfunianum, a genomic segment contains:
- the yqeK gene encoding bis(5'-nucleosyl)-tetraphosphatase (symmetrical) YqeK yields the protein MWNEDKILEYLKENLNKQRYEHSLRVRDTSVELAEHYKADRDKAYLAGLVHDCAKNMEDEKIINIIAKNGYNIEGIYKRTPNLMHGLAGALVAKTIMGIEDEEVLSSIAFHTTGNKIMTLLDKIIYIADYIEPMRNFPGVEELRKLAYENLDEALLLSFDNTIKYVISRGQLLHLDTIEARNSILVDKT from the coding sequence ATGTGGAACGAAGACAAGATACTTGAGTATTTGAAGGAAAACCTAAATAAGCAAAGGTATGAGCACAGCTTAAGGGTAAGAGATACTTCTGTAGAGCTTGCAGAGCATTACAAGGCTGATAGGGACAAAGCCTATCTTGCAGGACTTGTACATGATTGTGCTAAAAATATGGAAGATGAGAAAATAATAAATATTATAGCAAAAAATGGTTATAATATAGAAGGGATATATAAGAGAACGCCAAACTTAATGCATGGATTAGCTGGAGCATTGGTTGCAAAGACAATTATGGGTATAGAAGATGAAGAAGTATTGAGCTCAATTGCATTCCACACCACAGGGAATAAAATTATGACTCTTTTAGATAAGATTATCTACATAGCAGACTATATTGAACCAATGAGAAACTTCCCTGGAGTGGAGGAGCTTAGGAAGCTAGCCTATGAAAATTTAGATGAAGCACTTCTTTTATCCTTTGACAATACAATAAAGTATGTAATAAGTAGAGGCCAGCTTCTGCACCTTGACACCATAGAAGCTAGAAACAGCATACTTGTAGATAAAACTTAG
- the nadD gene encoding nicotinate-nucleotide adenylyltransferase, translating into MYVLKKGIFGGTFDPIHNGHLYIAHEALNVLGLDEVIFMPSGNPPHKTDRRKSDAGIRYELVKMAVRNEKKFSISSYEIEEKDLSFTYKTLEHFKAVEPDTEWHFITGADCLVELGYWKNVDRILNASRLVVFNRPGYKKEEILEQKKKVEQEYGKEIIFLDLNLFDISSTAIKTMIMKGRDASYLLPENVYNTVLELEIYNSKGEE; encoded by the coding sequence GTGTACGTATTGAAAAAAGGAATATTTGGGGGGACCTTTGATCCGATACATAATGGACATCTTTATATTGCACATGAGGCTCTGAATGTATTAGGACTTGATGAAGTTATTTTTATGCCTTCTGGAAATCCGCCTCATAAGACGGATAGACGAAAGAGCGATGCAGGAATAAGATATGAGCTTGTTAAAATGGCTGTTAGAAATGAAAAGAAATTTAGTATAAGCAGCTATGAAATAGAAGAAAAAGATTTAAGCTTTACCTATAAGACCTTAGAGCATTTTAAAGCTGTCGAGCCTGATACAGAATGGCATTTTATAACAGGAGCAGACTGCCTAGTGGAGCTTGGTTATTGGAAGAATGTAGACAGGATTTTAAATGCAAGCAGGCTTGTGGTGTTCAATAGACCAGGCTATAAAAAGGAAGAAATTTTAGAGCAGAAGAAAAAGGTTGAACAGGAATATGGCAAGGAAATAATTTTTTTAGACCTTAATCTTTTCGATATTTCTTCAACTGCAATAAAGACAATGATAATGAAAGGAAGAGATGCAAGCTATCTGCTTCCGGAAAATGTTTATAATACTGTTTTAGAACTTGAAATATACAATTCTAAGGGGGAGGAGTAG
- a CDS encoding YhbY family RNA-binding protein: MITSKQRSYLRSLANTMEPIFQIGKGGLEDTFFRQLDEALEAREILKIKVLNNSGYEAREASDIICSELGCEGIQAIGNKLVIYRKSEKKPKIELP; the protein is encoded by the coding sequence ATGATAACAAGCAAGCAAAGAAGTTATTTAAGGTCTCTTGCTAACACTATGGAGCCTATTTTTCAAATAGGAAAAGGCGGTCTTGAAGACACCTTCTTCAGACAGCTGGATGAAGCCCTTGAAGCAAGAGAGATATTAAAGATAAAGGTTTTAAACAACAGCGGATATGAAGCAAGAGAAGCTTCAGACATAATCTGTTCTGAGCTTGGCTGCGAAGGAATTCAAGCTATAGGCAACAAGCTTGTAATCTACAGGAAGTCAGAAAAGAAACCAAAGATAGAATTGCCATAA
- the obgE gene encoding GTPase ObgE → MFIDRVKVFVKSGDGGDGSVSFRREKYIPLGGPDGGDGGKGGDIVLTVDPNMTTLLDFTYKRKYAAERGTNGSGSNCFGKNGENLHIKVPMGTIIRDVETNKIMADLSHPGDSIVIAKGGKGGRGNVRFATATRQAPNFAEPGMPGEERNIELELKLLADVGLIGFPNVGKSTLLSVVSKARPKIANYHFTTLKPNLGVVSVPGVQSFVMADIPGIIEGAAEGVGLGLDFLRHIERTRLLIHVVDISGVEGRDAFDDFLKINEELRKYSVKLWDRPQIIAANKADMLYDEEVFEDFKKKVNELGYDKVFKISGATNTGVEELLKEAARILTTIPVQELEIAEEDKFIPEEKRFTYDIRREDGVYVVEGSFVDRLLASVNVNDPDHLKYFHKVLRNKGVLDKLMEIGIQDGDIVRLNDFEFEFLL, encoded by the coding sequence ATGTTTATTGACAGAGTTAAAGTATTTGTTAAATCAGGTGATGGAGGAGATGGTTCTGTTTCCTTTAGAAGAGAGAAGTATATTCCTCTTGGCGGACCGGATGGAGGAGATGGCGGAAAGGGTGGAGATATAGTTTTAACAGTTGACCCTAACATGACTACTCTTTTAGACTTTACTTACAAGAGAAAGTATGCTGCTGAGAGAGGTACAAATGGTTCAGGCTCCAACTGCTTTGGAAAGAATGGAGAAAATTTGCACATTAAGGTGCCAATGGGGACCATAATTAGAGATGTTGAGACAAATAAGATAATGGCAGACCTTTCACACCCTGGAGATTCTATTGTAATTGCAAAAGGCGGAAAAGGCGGAAGAGGAAACGTTAGATTTGCAACTGCTACAAGACAGGCACCAAACTTTGCAGAGCCAGGAATGCCTGGAGAGGAAAGAAACATTGAGCTTGAGCTTAAGCTTCTTGCAGACGTTGGTCTTATAGGCTTTCCTAACGTAGGAAAATCAACTCTTTTATCTGTAGTTTCAAAGGCTAGACCAAAGATAGCAAACTATCATTTTACAACCTTAAAGCCAAACCTTGGGGTGGTAAGTGTGCCAGGAGTTCAAAGCTTTGTAATGGCAGATATTCCTGGTATAATAGAAGGTGCAGCTGAAGGCGTTGGACTTGGACTAGACTTTTTAAGACACATTGAAAGAACAAGACTTCTTATACACGTAGTTGACATTTCCGGTGTAGAAGGAAGAGATGCTTTTGATGATTTCTTAAAGATAAACGAAGAACTTAGAAAGTACAGCGTTAAGCTTTGGGATAGACCTCAAATAATTGCAGCAAACAAAGCTGATATGCTTTATGATGAAGAGGTTTTTGAAGACTTCAAGAAAAAAGTTAATGAGCTTGGCTATGACAAGGTATTCAAGATTTCTGGAGCCACAAATACAGGCGTTGAGGAGCTTTTAAAGGAAGCTGCAAGAATACTAACCACAATACCTGTACAGGAGCTTGAAATAGCTGAAGAAGATAAGTTTATTCCAGAAGAAAAGAGATTTACTTACGATATCAGAAGAGAAGATGGAGTTTACGTTGTTGAAGGAAGCTTTGTTGACAGACTTCTTGCCAGCGTGAATGTAAATGATCCTGACCACTTGAAGTATTTCCATAAGGTTCTAAGAAACAAGGGTGTTCTTGACAAACTTATGGAAATTGGCATTCAAGACGGAGATATTGTAAGATTGAACGATTTTGAATTTGAATTTTTACTGTAA
- the rpmA gene encoding 50S ribosomal protein L27, which translates to MLVMNLQLFAHKKGVGSSRNGRDSESKRLGVKCADGQFVLAGNILVRQRGTKLHPGTNVGKGKDDTLFATVDGIVRYERLGRDKKKASVYPVDVEEQIAE; encoded by the coding sequence ATGCTAGTTATGAACCTTCAGTTATTTGCTCACAAAAAAGGAGTAGGTAGCTCAAGAAACGGTAGAGACAGTGAATCCAAGAGACTTGGTGTTAAATGTGCTGACGGACAATTTGTTCTTGCTGGAAACATATTAGTAAGACAAAGAGGAACTAAGCTTCATCCAGGAACTAACGTTGGTAAGGGAAAAGATGATACTCTTTTCGCTACAGTTGATGGTATCGTTAGATACGAAAGACTTGGAAGAGACAAGAAAAAAGCAAGTGTTTACCCAGTTGATGTTGAAGAACAAATAGCTGAGTAA
- a CDS encoding ribosomal-processing cysteine protease Prp gives MISAIFKKDSDNIISVNLSGHAESVDEGYDMVCSAVSAVSLTIANGVTDVLGVKPAISLEDGFLSMDFRQLSLEDIDKCQTLLETMLIGMKSIEGNYGDYIKVELEEV, from the coding sequence ATGATTAGTGCGATTTTTAAAAAGGATTCGGACAATATCATATCTGTAAATCTAAGTGGACACGCTGAGTCCGTAGACGAAGGATATGATATGGTATGCAGTGCTGTTTCGGCAGTATCGCTTACCATTGCTAATGGTGTAACTGATGTTTTAGGTGTAAAACCTGCTATATCACTTGAGGATGGTTTCTTAAGCATGGATTTTAGGCAGCTTTCTCTAGAGGACATAGACAAGTGTCAGACACTATTAGAAACTATGCTTATTGGAATGAAAAGTATAGAAGGAAATTACGGTGATTATATAAAAGTTGAATTAGAGGAGGTGTAA
- the rplU gene encoding 50S ribosomal protein L21, with amino-acid sequence MYAIIATGGKQYQVKEGDVIYVEKLDAEVDGTVELNSVLAVGKEDGLVVGKPVVEGASVSAKVLAQGKAKKIIVFKYKRKKDYRRKQGHRQPFTKIQIEKINA; translated from the coding sequence ATGTACGCAATTATTGCTACTGGAGGAAAACAGTACCAAGTTAAAGAGGGAGACGTTATCTACGTTGAAAAGCTAGATGCAGAAGTAGATGGAACAGTTGAACTTAACAGCGTTTTAGCAGTTGGTAAGGAAGATGGTTTAGTAGTTGGTAAGCCTGTAGTTGAAGGAGCTAGCGTTTCTGCTAAAGTATTAGCACAAGGAAAAGCTAAGAAGATTATAGTTTTCAAGTATAAGAGAAAGAAAGACTACAGAAGAAAGCAAGGCCACAGACAACCATTTACTAAGATCCAAATCGAAAAGATAAACGCTTAA
- a CDS encoding Rne/Rng family ribonuclease, producing the protein MKEIYIERKENFLRAAVLKDGTLIECLIEEQTSEPQPGQIYKGVVKNIVPAIKCAFIDIGYEKNCYMYLDRKFNNTNIKKNDEIMVEVLKEAVGDKGPKVTSAITIPGRYVVLETLNKGINFSKKIKDESFKASVKESSVRPEDVGITLRTNAVKVAVEIINREIEQLYSIYSEIKRESQYSTKTKLLYSGEGIIEKLIRDVVDEETESVIVDSEEHYNYFKKFLELAKELNCSLKLHKDSRTLFASYGIEKEILKLREREVQLSEGSYIVIDKTEAMQVIDVNSGKNTKGSSIEKTVFDTNIKAAEEIARQVRLRNLSGIILVDFIDMQKQEYKEKVISTLKAAFEGDKRKTNIYPFTELNLVQIARERKGKPIAEYIEEECSSCMGRGRRIRLWYLTEIIGNEVEKLVKEHKCKHIYLELNKTYKADIEKQLAGFIDSIVGRELNIYVKFVEEEKYFKIEPLILSNHIENMKKYKIYG; encoded by the coding sequence TTGAAGGAAATTTACATAGAGAGAAAAGAAAACTTTTTAAGAGCAGCTGTTTTAAAGGATGGAACCCTTATTGAATGTCTTATTGAAGAACAAACTTCAGAGCCTCAGCCTGGGCAGATATACAAGGGTGTAGTGAAAAACATTGTTCCTGCTATAAAATGCGCTTTTATTGATATTGGCTATGAAAAAAATTGTTACATGTATTTGGACAGAAAGTTTAATAATACTAACATAAAGAAAAATGATGAAATTATGGTGGAGGTATTAAAGGAAGCTGTTGGAGACAAGGGACCTAAAGTCACCAGCGCCATAACTATACCTGGAAGATATGTTGTGCTTGAAACCTTGAACAAGGGCATAAATTTTTCTAAAAAGATTAAGGATGAGAGCTTCAAGGCAAGTGTGAAAGAAAGTTCAGTCAGGCCTGAGGATGTAGGGATAACCTTAAGAACCAATGCAGTTAAGGTTGCTGTGGAGATAATCAACAGGGAAATTGAGCAGCTTTACAGTATTTATTCCGAAATAAAAAGAGAAAGCCAGTATTCAACTAAGACTAAGCTCTTATACAGCGGCGAGGGGATAATTGAAAAACTAATACGCGATGTTGTAGATGAAGAAACTGAAAGTGTTATAGTGGACAGTGAAGAACACTATAATTACTTTAAGAAGTTTTTAGAGCTTGCTAAGGAACTAAACTGCAGCCTTAAGCTTCACAAAGACAGCAGAACATTGTTTGCAAGCTATGGAATAGAAAAAGAAATATTAAAGCTTAGAGAGCGTGAGGTGCAGCTTTCAGAAGGCTCCTACATAGTTATAGACAAAACTGAGGCTATGCAGGTTATTGATGTAAACTCAGGCAAAAATACTAAGGGAAGCAGTATAGAAAAAACTGTTTTTGATACAAATATAAAAGCTGCAGAGGAAATAGCAAGACAGGTAAGGCTCAGAAATCTATCAGGAATAATACTTGTGGATTTTATAGATATGCAGAAGCAGGAATACAAAGAGAAGGTTATAAGCACCCTAAAGGCAGCTTTTGAAGGAGATAAAAGAAAAACAAATATTTACCCTTTTACCGAACTTAATTTAGTGCAGATAGCAAGGGAGCGAAAGGGCAAGCCAATAGCAGAATATATTGAAGAAGAATGCAGCAGCTGTATGGGCAGGGGCAGAAGGATAAGGCTTTGGTACTTAACCGAAATTATAGGAAACGAAGTAGAGAAGCTTGTGAAAGAGCATAAGTGCAAACATATATATCTAGAACTTAATAAAACATATAAGGCAGACATAGAAAAACAGCTTGCTGGGTTTATAGACAGCATTGTCGGTAGAGAGCTTAACATATACGTAAAATTTGTAGAAGAAGAGAAATATTTTAAAATAGAACCGCTAATTCTTTCAAATCACATAGAAAACATGAAAAAATACAAGATATATGGGTAA
- a CDS encoding TIGR03936 family radical SAM-associated protein: MKVRYLVKFSKEKDIKFVSHLDLLRTIQRVVRRSQLPVEYSKGFNPHMSTSLAQPLSVGMYSTGEYMDIVLTEEVSESKIIADFNNNAPAGVRLLDAAPVKEAGEGKKVPPSMALVDAAKYIITIKYSSIEKLSEEFSKLFEQSEWNIIKKTKNGEKLINIRGMIRDFSYTIEEDCVRITALVSSGSRENLSADLLAQFIKNNTAGIKEDAFVDIMREDMYVQLKDKYVSLCDYVRL, from the coding sequence TTGAAGGTGCGATATCTCGTAAAGTTCAGTAAGGAAAAGGACATTAAATTTGTTTCTCATTTAGATCTTTTAAGAACTATTCAGAGAGTTGTAAGAAGGTCACAGCTTCCTGTAGAATATTCAAAGGGCTTTAACCCGCATATGAGTACCTCGCTTGCTCAGCCGCTTTCTGTTGGAATGTATTCCACAGGCGAATATATGGATATAGTGCTTACAGAAGAGGTTTCTGAAAGCAAAATAATTGCTGATTTTAATAACAACGCGCCTGCTGGAGTAAGGCTTTTAGACGCTGCTCCTGTGAAAGAAGCAGGAGAAGGCAAAAAAGTACCACCTTCCATGGCTTTGGTGGATGCAGCAAAATATATAATAACTATAAAATACAGCAGCATCGAAAAACTATCAGAGGAGTTTTCAAAGCTATTTGAGCAATCTGAGTGGAATATAATTAAAAAAACTAAAAACGGAGAAAAGCTTATTAACATTAGGGGCATGATTAGAGATTTTTCCTACACAATTGAAGAAGACTGTGTTAGAATTACAGCCTTAGTTTCAAGCGGCAGCAGAGAAAATCTTTCCGCAGATCTTTTGGCTCAATTTATAAAGAACAATACAGCAGGGATAAAGGAAGATGCCTTTGTTGACATAATGAGAGAAGACATGTATGTTCAGCTTAAGGATAAATATGTTTCACTTTGTGACTATGTAAGGTTATAA
- a CDS encoding TIGR03960 family B12-binding radical SAM protein, with protein MNKVTDDILYRVEKPARYIGGEFNSASKDPSKVDIRYAFCFPDVYEVGMSHLGTKILYYVLNEREDTFCERAFTPWPDMEKLLRESNIPLYAIESKDSLAEFDFLGFTLQYEMSYTNILNMLDMAEIPVRASQRGEEHPIVMCGGPCAYNPEPLYDIADMFVIGEGEEIINELLDLYKEYKLKGKKEFLRAAAKLQGVYVPSLYEVSYKEDDTIKEMKPIHEDVPAKVKKRIITNLNDNVFPDKLIVPYTEIVHDRIVLETFRGCTRGCRFCQAGIIYRPVREKTTSKLMEQVEGLILNTGYEEVSLSSLSICDYSDIENLVQSMVLKYQDKKVGVSLPSLRIDSFSVDLIKEIQKVRKSGLTFAPEAGSQRMRDVINKGVTEEDLITSVRSAFESGWSTIKLYFMIGLPYEEMEDVKGIAYLTEKVVEEYYKVPKDIRNKGLKVSASSSIFVPKPFTPFQWVAQDKMELVREKIRAIRGTIKSRAISYSWHESYVSYLEAIFARGDRRLCDVLIKAFEKGARFDGWSEYFNFDIWMDAFKECGVDGDFYAYRDRSYEEILPWDFIDIGVDKEFLIKENEKAKSASLTPDCRLGCTLCGVNVNFREGKCFEGAISRKVQ; from the coding sequence ATGAACAAAGTTACGGATGATATTTTATATAGAGTTGAAAAGCCAGCTAGATACATTGGTGGAGAGTTTAACTCTGCAAGCAAGGACCCTAGCAAGGTTGATATTAGATATGCCTTTTGCTTTCCAGATGTATATGAAGTAGGAATGTCTCACCTTGGAACTAAAATACTTTATTATGTTTTAAATGAAAGAGAAGACACCTTTTGCGAAAGAGCTTTTACACCATGGCCAGACATGGAAAAGCTTTTAAGAGAAAGCAACATTCCTCTTTATGCCATTGAAAGCAAGGACTCACTAGCAGAATTTGATTTTTTAGGCTTCACTCTTCAGTATGAGATGAGCTATACAAATATTCTAAACATGCTTGATATGGCAGAAATTCCTGTTAGAGCTTCACAAAGAGGCGAGGAGCATCCTATAGTTATGTGCGGCGGGCCTTGCGCTTACAATCCAGAACCTTTATACGACATTGCAGATATGTTTGTTATAGGCGAGGGAGAAGAAATTATTAATGAGCTTCTAGACCTTTACAAGGAATATAAGCTAAAGGGTAAGAAGGAATTTTTAAGAGCTGCTGCAAAGCTTCAAGGTGTTTATGTACCAAGCCTTTACGAGGTTTCCTACAAGGAAGACGATACAATAAAGGAAATGAAGCCAATACATGAGGATGTACCAGCTAAGGTTAAAAAGAGAATAATAACAAATTTAAATGATAATGTGTTCCCAGATAAATTGATAGTACCTTACACTGAAATAGTTCACGATAGAATAGTGCTGGAAACCTTCAGAGGCTGTACAAGAGGCTGCCGCTTCTGCCAAGCTGGAATAATCTATAGGCCTGTTAGAGAGAAGACAACCTCAAAGCTTATGGAGCAGGTGGAAGGCCTGATACTAAATACAGGCTATGAAGAGGTTTCACTATCTTCTCTAAGCATCTGCGACTATTCAGATATAGAAAACCTTGTTCAATCAATGGTTTTAAAATATCAGGATAAAAAAGTAGGGGTTTCTCTGCCATCCTTGAGAATAGATTCATTCTCAGTAGATTTAATAAAGGAAATTCAAAAGGTTAGAAAATCAGGCTTAACCTTTGCTCCTGAAGCAGGTTCTCAAAGAATGAGAGACGTAATAAACAAGGGCGTTACTGAGGAAGATTTAATAACCTCTGTTAGAAGCGCCTTTGAATCAGGCTGGTCAACTATAAAGCTTTACTTTATGATAGGCCTTCCATACGAAGAGATGGAGGACGTAAAAGGAATAGCTTATTTGACTGAAAAGGTAGTTGAGGAATACTATAAAGTTCCTAAGGATATAAGAAACAAAGGTCTTAAGGTTTCTGCAAGCAGCTCAATTTTTGTGCCTAAGCCTTTTACTCCTTTCCAATGGGTAGCTCAGGACAAAATGGAGCTTGTAAGAGAAAAAATAAGAGCTATAAGAGGCACTATAAAGAGCAGAGCTATAAGCTACAGCTGGCATGAATCCTACGTGAGCTATCTTGAAGCTATCTTTGCAAGAGGAGACAGAAGACTTTGTGACGTGCTTATAAAAGCCTTTGAAAAAGGCGCAAGATTTGACGGCTGGTCAGAGTACTTTAACTTTGATATTTGGATGGATGCTTTTAAAGAGTGCGGGGTTGACGGAGATTTTTATGCTTATAGAGACAGAAGCTATGAAGAAATACTTCCTTGGGACTTCATTGATATTGGAGTAGATAAGGAGTTTTTAATAAAGGAAAATGAAAAGGCTAAGAGTGCAAGCCTTACTCCAGACTGCAGACTAGGCTGTACACTATGCGGAGTTAATGTAAACTTTAGAGAAGGGAAGTGTTTTGAAGGTGCGATATCTCGTAAAGTTCAGTAA
- a CDS encoding M50 family metallopeptidase, with amino-acid sequence MIKVNKFFFPYFLFLLFIGFKGQVAMAFLIVLLHEFTHYITALILGFSGFDIEILPIGARLSLKELDDATPKQDIIISLSAPVLNLTAAAVFYFLYRTYVGDIFYPLYMGNLTIGLFNLIPAFPLDGGRVLRAVLSLKTIYKRANELMIKCSIIQGAVLLLIFIFLLFFKTININIGIISAFIIHSSYKEKERIVYIIMADIVKKKIKFLKHGYIENKGISVHYKKDLITTLSLVDKSKYNIFTILDDDMKVMDIIYEEELIDALKVHGNINLEDFMDIREENI; translated from the coding sequence TTGATAAAGGTTAATAAATTCTTCTTCCCATATTTTTTATTTTTATTATTTATAGGTTTTAAAGGTCAGGTAGCAATGGCCTTTTTAATTGTGCTTTTACATGAATTTACTCATTATATAACAGCGCTTATACTTGGCTTTTCAGGCTTCGATATTGAAATACTTCCCATTGGGGCAAGGCTTTCACTTAAAGAATTGGATGATGCAACTCCAAAACAGGATATAATCATATCCTTGTCTGCGCCAGTATTAAATTTGACAGCAGCGGCTGTTTTTTATTTTTTATATAGAACTTATGTAGGGGATATCTTTTATCCTCTGTATATGGGCAATTTGACCATAGGCCTTTTTAATCTTATACCCGCTTTTCCTCTGGATGGGGGACGAGTTCTTAGAGCAGTGCTTAGTCTTAAAACAATTTATAAAAGAGCCAATGAGCTTATGATAAAATGCAGCATTATTCAAGGCGCGGTGCTGCTGTTGATTTTTATATTTCTGCTGTTTTTTAAAACCATAAACATAAATATTGGTATAATTTCAGCTTTTATTATTCATTCATCCTATAAGGAAAAGGAAAGGATAGTTTATATTATTATGGCGGATATTGTTAAAAAGAAGATTAAATTTCTAAAGCATGGCTATATTGAAAATAAGGGCATCTCCGTGCATTACAAAAAAGATCTCATAACAACTTTGAGTCTTGTGGACAAAAGCAAATACAACATCTTCACCATTCTTGATGACGATATGAAGGTAATGGATATCATCTACGAAGAGGAGCTTATTGACGCCCTCAAGGTGCATGGAAACATAAATCTCGAGGATTTTATGGATATAAGGGAAGAAAACATTTGA
- a CDS encoding M23 family metallopeptidase — protein sequence MGSYNSQYENYYSTLVNKKKNYGGYSYGRNKSSTFKLDGNYFLKRFMRELIGVFILFIFVIGCKLIVTPQTAAAYKYSKDVLNKKFDYASAVSSVKTLDFKSVEEKSLDFMDSIKSKLTGGKTLKEKLQDSFMLPVEGAVINTEAVGGKNNEGINISVKEGTAVLSTFEGKVKDVGEDSKLGKYIIIDHGLGIETKYAYLNEVSVKIEDNVKKGQVIGKSGKTLESHTPNLHFELMYMGESKNPKDYMSFAKK from the coding sequence ATGGGAAGTTATAATTCTCAGTATGAAAACTACTACAGCACACTTGTAAATAAGAAAAAAAACTATGGTGGCTACAGCTATGGAAGGAATAAGAGCAGTACCTTTAAATTAGACGGAAATTATTTTTTAAAAAGATTTATGAGAGAGTTAATAGGGGTATTTATTCTTTTTATATTCGTTATTGGATGTAAATTGATTGTTACTCCTCAAACTGCCGCAGCTTACAAATATTCTAAGGATGTTTTAAATAAAAAATTCGATTATGCTTCTGCTGTAAGTAGCGTTAAAACTTTAGATTTTAAATCTGTTGAAGAAAAGTCCTTAGATTTTATGGACAGCATTAAATCTAAGCTCACTGGAGGAAAAACTCTTAAGGAAAAGCTTCAGGACAGCTTTATGCTTCCTGTTGAAGGAGCTGTAATAAATACAGAAGCTGTTGGAGGCAAAAACAATGAGGGTATTAATATATCGGTTAAGGAAGGAACAGCTGTGTTAAGTACCTTTGAAGGAAAAGTAAAAGATGTTGGCGAGGATAGTAAACTTGGAAAATATATAATTATTGACCATGGTCTAGGCATAGAAACAAAATATGCTTATCTTAATGAAGTATCAGTAAAGATTGAGGACAATGTAAAGAAAGGCCAGGTTATAGGGAAATCTGGCAAAACTTTAGAATCACATACTCCTAATCTTCATTTTGAGCTTATGTACATGGGAGAAAGCAAGAATCCTAAGGATTATATGAGCTTTGCTAAAAAATAA
- the mgsA gene encoding methylglyoxal synthase → MKIALVAHDKKKDDIVEFVARYKEVFVDHQLYATGTTGRLISEVCGLKVHRFLSGPLGGDQQIGAKLAEGDMDFVIFLRDPLTAQPHEPDVSALLRICDVHHVPLATNIGSAEIFVKALKNHIF, encoded by the coding sequence ATGAAAATAGCTTTAGTTGCTCATGACAAGAAAAAAGATGATATTGTTGAATTTGTAGCAAGATACAAGGAAGTATTTGTAGATCACCAGCTTTATGCAACTGGAACTACAGGAAGGCTTATTTCAGAAGTTTGCGGCCTTAAAGTGCATAGATTTTTATCTGGACCTTTAGGCGGGGACCAGCAGATAGGTGCCAAGCTTGCTGAAGGGGATATGGATTTTGTTATATTTTTAAGAGATCCTCTTACTGCACAGCCTCATGAACCAGATGTAAGTGCGCTTTTAAGAATTTGTGACGTGCATCATGTACCGCTTGCAACCAATATTGGCTCTGCAGAAATTTTTGTAAAAGCTTTAAAAAATCATATATTTTAA